A window of Numenius arquata chromosome 6, bNumArq3.hap1.1, whole genome shotgun sequence contains these coding sequences:
- the DLK1 gene encoding protein delta homolog 1: protein MGLSAVGLIGCCCLLPLVLPAAPGVNCKTGCHPENGFCEFPSECRCQPGWQGALCNQCVPFPGCLHGSCAKPWQCICEEGWVGSLCDIDIHPCSAKPCTNNSTCIETGDGGYICLCAQGFTGKNCHLKKGPCIINGSPCQNGGTCIDDNGFAPHASCLCPSGFAGNFCEIDRDDCESNPCENGGTCTDIGADFSCFCPHGYTGKLCSSRVIFCASGPCENGGTCSEQPQGGFECICKPEFVGATCKHPSKNTSLSGVNMETKHMQNYKPPPKAHHRSVHHQQEILKITMKETIQNADPLLSRSQVICFVVLGLLTCLVVLGTTGIVFFSKCEMWLANAKYSHLLRKKKNFFLKSNNGENLSVNIIFPEKIKLTNYTKNYTAI from the exons ATGGGGCTGAGCGCCGTCGGGCTCAtcggctgctgctgcctgctacCCCTCGTCCTCCCCGCGGCCCCAG GCGTGAACTGTAAAACTGGCTGCCACCCAGAGAATGGATTTTGTGAATTTCCCAGTGAATGCAG GTGTCAGCCTGGTTGGCAGGGTGCTCTTTGTAATCAGTGTgttcctttccctgggtgtttgCACGGCAGCTGTGCCAAGCCCTGGCAGTGCATCTGTGAAGAGGGCTGGGTTGGCAGCCTCTGTGACATAG atattCACCCATGTTCTGCAAAGCCCTGCACCAATAACTCAACGTGCATAGAGACTGGTGATGGAGGATATATTTGTCTGTGTGCCCAGGGATTTACAGGAAAAAACTGCCATCTCAAAAAAGGACCCTGCATTATTAATGG CTCTCCCTGCCAGAATGGAGGAACATGCATTGATGACAATGGTTTTGCACCACACGCTTCCTGTCTGTGCCCTTCTGGTTTTGCCGGCAACTTCTGTGAAATAGATAGAGATGACTGTGAATCCAACCCCTGTGAAAATGGAGGAACATGTACAGATATTGGTGCAGATTTCAGCTGTTTTTGTCCCCATGGGTATACGGGAAAGCTCTGCAGCAGCCGTGTCATATTCTGTGCAAGTGGCCCGTGTGAGAATGGAGGGACATGCAGCGAACAACCCCAAGGAGGATTCGAAtgcatctgtaaaccagaatttGTTGGTGCAACCTGCAAACACCCCAGCAAAAACACAAGCCTCTCTGGAGTGAATATGGAGACAAAGCACATGCAGAATTACAAGCCACCCCCAAAAGCTCATCACAGATCAGTACATCATCAACAAGAAATCCTGAAAATAACAATGAAAGAAACAATTCAAAATGCAGATCCCTTGCTCAGTAGAAGCCAGGTGATATGTTTTGTTGTACTGGGCTTGCTTACATGTCTTGTTGTCTTGGGTACAACTGggattgtatttttttcaaaatgtgaaatgtgGCTTGCTAACGCCAAATATAGTCATCTCCTACGcaagaaaaagaacttttttctgaAATCTAACAATGGGGAAAACCTCTCAGTTAATATTATCTTCCCAGAGAAGATCAAATTGACTAATTACACTAAAAACTACACTGCCATCTAG